In the Kaistella sp. 97-N-M2 genome, one interval contains:
- a CDS encoding MmcQ/YjbR family DNA-binding protein gives MNFIYSDFEAVKNAALQFSGAEESVSHNGTPSIKVNGKLMCRLHEDGTFVPIRLGFEQRDFYLEKYPEIFHLPEHYRNYPYLCFWLPLRDKKLLHEILEISWKMLATKKQISDWEKGLNS, from the coding sequence ATGAATTTTATTTATTCCGATTTTGAAGCGGTGAAAAATGCTGCGCTGCAATTTTCGGGTGCGGAAGAAAGTGTTTCGCATAACGGTACACCCTCGATCAAAGTCAACGGAAAACTGATGTGTCGGCTTCATGAGGACGGAACTTTCGTTCCCATCCGTTTGGGTTTTGAACAGCGTGATTTTTATCTGGAAAAATATCCTGAAATCTTCCATTTGCCGGAACATTACAGAAATTATCCATATTTATGTTTTTGGCTTCCACTGCGTGATAAAAAGCTTTTGCATGAAATTTTGGAAATCTCCTGGAAAATGCTTGCCACGAAAAAACAAATCAGTGATTGGGAAAAAGGACT
- a CDS encoding immunoglobulin-like domain-containing protein, with protein sequence METNNKSVKQQSLKKITVVIINNTSEIISTGNGFFIEKWNGKNWLKAKSAPNRMFTSIGYDIKPGGSKAFETDVNEYYPNLSKGRYRISKSFFYDKDIPVTREEEHLIYKEFVIE encoded by the coding sequence ATGGAGACGAATAATAAGTCTGTTAAGCAACAAAGTTTAAAAAAAATAACTGTTGTTATTATCAATAATACTTCGGAAATAATTTCAACTGGCAATGGTTTCTTTATTGAGAAATGGAACGGTAAAAATTGGTTGAAGGCAAAATCTGCACCTAACCGGATGTTCACCAGTATCGGTTACGATATAAAGCCCGGTGGAAGCAAAGCCTTTGAAACAGACGTGAATGAGTATTATCCAAATTTATCCAAAGGCAGATATAGAATTTCCAAATCATTTTTTTATGACAAAGATATTCCAGTAACGAGAGAAGAGGAGCATTTAATCTACAAAGAATTTGTTATTGAATAA
- a CDS encoding head GIN domain-containing protein, translated as MHLKTLTLTAAMATFLLSCNVKSENGFPGNIITKEGKGIIKTKEYKMDFDEIKVSQSISAEIVKSNEEKVVVTAPSDIIDDIVVDNSGGKLSIRFRPNLNISARNVAVKIFAKDFSRVEANSSADIKIRDKFTQEKTNVRVSSSGSITGNLEANDMSIEVSSSASFTGEIWAVDLESEVGSSGDINISGKAKNAHLDASSSGTLNAQKLVAQNADIEASSSGDVSVTVTDQLSAAASSSGDINVTRKGNLNVLSQKESSGGSVSIN; from the coding sequence ATGCACCTAAAAACACTCACGCTAACAGCCGCAATGGCGACCTTTTTACTGTCGTGCAATGTGAAATCCGAGAATGGTTTTCCCGGCAATATCATAACGAAAGAAGGAAAAGGCATCATTAAAACGAAGGAATATAAAATGGATTTTGATGAAATTAAAGTCTCCCAATCCATCTCCGCGGAAATCGTAAAATCCAATGAAGAAAAAGTGGTGGTTACCGCGCCGTCCGATATCATCGACGATATTGTGGTGGACAACAGTGGCGGAAAACTTTCGATCCGTTTCAGACCGAATTTAAATATTTCTGCCCGAAATGTTGCCGTGAAAATTTTCGCGAAAGACTTTTCACGCGTGGAAGCCAATTCTTCCGCCGATATCAAGATCAGAGATAAATTCACACAGGAAAAAACGAACGTTAGAGTATCCAGCTCCGGCAGTATTACGGGAAATCTGGAAGCAAACGACATGTCGATAGAAGTGTCGAGTTCGGCGAGTTTCACAGGCGAAATCTGGGCCGTGGATCTGGAATCAGAAGTTGGTTCTTCCGGCGACATTAATATTTCTGGGAAAGCGAAAAATGCGCATTTAGATGCTTCTTCTTCCGGGACTTTAAATGCACAAAAACTCGTGGCACAAAACGCCGACATTGAAGCTTCGAGCAGTGGTGACGTCAGCGTTACTGTTACCGATCAGTTGAGTGCCGCGGCGAGTTCTTCGGGCGACATCAACGTAACGCGGAAAGGAAATTTAAATGTTTTGAGCCAGAAAGAAAGCAGCGGCGGCAGTGTTTCTATCAATTAA
- a CDS encoding AI-2E family transporter, which yields MKNNKIEISSSYLLKFLGITAGILILLFYGSSLLLPVLFGAFIAVLLQVPINFLIKKKFPEWLAMLVSVLLMIVIFTALFWFIFAQLSLVAEDWPAIQEKGSKKLVELSKWLKDDFGINYQNYIGDGQDFFNKIKNIVLQTLSSFSTVLSQMFLTLVYIILCLMQKRMFVGFFMRLTTHEVGMSEILSASAAVIRNYVLGKGKIMLFLFGIYYAGFALGDVRYALFLALFAALFSIIPYIGNFIGGGIAVIFSYIFAGTSSAIFVFVVAVIFVTQIIENYVLTPWIVGDDIDLNPFTTIFGVLLFSTLWGVAGAVISLPVLGVIKVILNHTKGLEAYAYIMKIK from the coding sequence TTGAAAAACAATAAAATAGAAATTTCCAGCAGTTATCTGCTGAAATTTTTGGGAATCACCGCCGGGATCTTGATTCTCTTGTTCTACGGCTCCAGTCTTCTTTTACCGGTGTTGTTCGGTGCATTTATAGCCGTTTTACTTCAGGTTCCTATTAATTTTTTAATTAAAAAGAAATTTCCCGAGTGGTTGGCGATGCTGGTTTCTGTATTATTAATGATCGTAATTTTCACTGCTTTATTTTGGTTCATTTTTGCGCAGTTATCGCTGGTTGCAGAAGATTGGCCCGCAATTCAGGAGAAAGGCAGTAAAAAGCTCGTCGAATTATCGAAGTGGTTAAAAGACGATTTTGGGATTAACTATCAAAATTATATTGGCGATGGCCAGGATTTTTTCAACAAAATAAAAAATATTGTTTTGCAGACCTTATCGTCGTTTTCAACTGTTTTATCGCAAATGTTCCTTACGTTGGTTTATATCATTCTGTGTTTAATGCAAAAGCGAATGTTTGTGGGATTTTTTATGCGGCTCACCACTCACGAAGTAGGAATGTCTGAGATTTTATCAGCATCGGCCGCAGTTATTAGAAATTATGTTTTGGGCAAGGGGAAAATAATGTTGTTCTTATTCGGGATTTATTATGCCGGATTTGCTTTGGGCGATGTGCGTTATGCTTTATTTTTAGCTTTGTTCGCGGCGTTATTTTCTATAATTCCTTACATCGGAAACTTTATTGGCGGCGGTATCGCGGTAATTTTCTCCTATATTTTTGCAGGAACATCCTCCGCAATATTTGTATTTGTAGTCGCTGTAATATTTGTTACGCAAATCATCGAAAACTATGTATTAACACCCTGGATTGTTGGTGATGATATCGATCTAAATCCATTCACCACCATTTTTGGTGTGCTCTTATTTTCTACTTTATGGGGCGTTGCGGGTGCTGTAATTTCTTTGCCCGTCCTTGGCGTGATAAAAGTAATTTTAAATCACACCAAAGGGCTGGAGGCTTACGCATATATTATGAAGATAAAATAA
- a CDS encoding YgcG family protein, producing MRLHSLKNFLLVFFLGLNVFVFAQLVPKKPAKIFPVTDNVGLLTQTEKDQLNQKLIKFYDSTSTEIAVIIVPTTSGEDINYLATMYGEKWGIGEKEQDNGIVFLIATEDHTMAIQQGRGVERYLTASVAGQILDYIVTPNFKKGLWYEGINRGTTALMETVQGKFKPIAKESQEKGLSPVQLVMIIFFVIMILSFLFKNRGGGGNNDDDDEMLSRRGRRTYPGGFFPFPGSFGGGGFGRGGGFGGGSGGGFGGFGGGGSFGGGGASGGW from the coding sequence ATGAGATTACATTCTCTTAAAAACTTTCTTTTAGTCTTTTTTCTAGGTTTAAACGTTTTTGTTTTTGCCCAGCTCGTTCCGAAAAAACCCGCCAAAATTTTTCCGGTAACGGATAATGTGGGATTATTAACGCAGACAGAAAAAGATCAGCTAAATCAGAAACTTATTAAATTTTACGATTCTACGTCGACGGAAATTGCGGTGATTATTGTTCCAACCACAAGCGGAGAAGACATTAATTACCTTGCCACAATGTATGGCGAAAAATGGGGGATTGGCGAAAAAGAACAGGATAATGGCATTGTTTTCCTCATTGCCACGGAAGATCATACCATGGCGATTCAGCAGGGACGCGGCGTTGAACGGTATTTGACCGCGTCCGTCGCGGGACAGATCCTAGATTATATTGTTACACCCAATTTCAAAAAAGGCCTGTGGTACGAAGGGATCAACCGCGGTACGACTGCTTTAATGGAAACCGTGCAGGGTAAGTTTAAACCCATTGCAAAGGAATCGCAGGAAAAGGGATTAAGCCCGGTTCAGCTGGTCATGATTATTTTCTTTGTTATCATGATTTTAAGTTTTCTTTTTAAAAACCGCGGCGGCGGCGGAAATAATGATGATGACGACGAAATGCTTTCCAGACGTGGCAGAAGAACTTACCCCGGCGGATTCTTTCCATTCCCGGGAAGTTTCGGCGGCGGTGGTTTTGGCCGGGGCGGCGGTTTTGGCGGCGGCTCGGGTGGTGGCTTTGGTGGTTTCGGCGGTGGCGGAAGTTTTGGTGGTGGTGGTGCGTCCGGCGGCTGGTAA